The genomic interval GACCCGCTGGTCGATGACGTTGACGATCTGTCCGGTCGCATCATCGGGCAGCTGTTCGGCAAACGCCGCGGCCAGGATGGAGGGCGCGCGCACATGCAGGTCGAAGTGCAGCGCCCATGTGGCAGCGTTGAAACTGCGGGCGGAATCATGCTGGAAGACCGACGCGTTGTTGACGAGCAGATCGAGCGGCCCGAGCGCGTCCGATGCCTTTGCGACCAGCTCACCCGCTTCGCCGGTGTCGGTAAGGTCGGCCTTGAGCGCGATCGCCTTCTGTCCCTTTCGCCGCAATTCCGCCGCCAGCTCTTCGGCCTCGCCGAAGGAGCCGTTGGCGTGGATCGCGACGGAAAAGCCGTGTGCAGCAAGGTCTTCGGCGATTGCCCGGCCTATTCTCTTTGCAGCCCCGGTTATGAGGGCCGAGCGAAGTCTTTTGTAGTTCAAAATCTTGCCTTCTGATCCCATGAGTCTGGTTGCAGACTATATAGGGGTCGGCTGAGATTATATAAATAGGCCGCTGCGGTTGCGTTGGCGGCCAGGATATTCTATGTATTATTTAAGAATGTCATTTATTAAAATAAGTATTTTAAGATTAACCATTCAGTATGGTTAATGAAATGTATGTTGCTCTCAAGCAACATCGAATTTCGGCCATGCGGCGGCCACAATCATATCACAATTTGGCTCTTTGAAATCCGCATTTCAGTTCCAATTTCAGTCTCGATCCGGAAGGGACATCTGGCAATTTCCCCGCCAATGCTTCGCTGAGAGACAGATGATAAGCGGCGCGGGACTGAAAGGAGAAAAGTATGCGTGTACTCATTGCTGGCCTCATGGCCTCTGCTTTTGCAATCGCGGGCGTCTCGGCAGCTCAGGCGGCCGATGCCGTCGATCAGGTTCCGGAAGCACCGGTCGCCCAGGACGCTCCGGTCAAGCCGGCCGGCAACTGGGAAGGCTTCTATCTCGGCGGCGCCGGCACCTACAACATGGGTGACTTCGGTTCCGATCGCCACACCTATGGTTTCGGCGGCCAGGTCTTCACCGGCTATAACTGGCAGGCCGGCCAGATCGTCTACGGCGTTGAAGCCGACCTCGGCTACAGTGGCGACGACGTTTCTTCGGGCGGTGTCGAGAACAAGTATGGCTGGAACGGCTCCGTCCGTGGCCGCGTCGGCTACGACATGAACCCCTTCCTGCTCTACGGCACGGCCGGTCTGGCTATCGGCGACGTCAAGGTTTCCGACGGCACCTCGGACGAAAGCAAGACGAACTATGGCTATACGGTCGGCGCCGGTGTCGAAGCCTTCGTGACCAACAACATCACGACGCGCCTGGAATATCGCTACACCGATTACCAGAGCAAGGATTATGACCTCGACTCCGGCAGCTTCTCGCGCGGTTATGACGAGAACAGCGTCAAGCTCGGTATCGGCGTCAAGTTCTAAGCCGACTGAACATTCATACACAAAAAAGCCGGGTTCATTGCCCGGCTTTTTTGCTGTTCACGCGTTGTTTGCAGACGCTCCGTGATTTTCGGATCAGGCGCTGGCCTTCAGTTCGCGATGGGCGGGGAATTTCTTTTCGAACTGCGCCAGCCAGTCGATCAGCGGCGCGTGATCGGCTTCCCATTGGTCCTTGAAGCGCAGGTCGAGATAGTCGAGCGTGGCGGCCAGCGCGAAATGTCCGCCGTTGAGCGTCTTGCCGACCTTCGGTGGATTGGCGCCGAGATGAGCGAGCCCGGCTGTCGCCTTCTTCCATTGCCTGTCGATCCAGGGCTGATGGACCTTTTCCTCGTCGCGGAAGCGGCGCTCGTAGACGATCGCCAGCAGGCAGTCGCAGATCCCGTCACACAGCGCTTCCAAAACTTCCACATCGGTGCGCTTGCCTTTCTTCGAAGGGTAGAGCCCGCCCTTCGTCAGCCGGTCGAAATAATGCATGATCGCGACGCTGTCGAAGATCGAGCCCCCGTCATCGGTCAGGAGCGTGGGGATTTTGCCGAGTGGATTGTTGTCCACCAGGATCGCCGGTCCGGTATTGGTATCGACCCGGATGGCATTGATCTCGATACCCAAAAAATGCGCAGCCATCCGCACTTTGCTGGAATAGGGCGAGGCGGGCGAGCAGAGGAGCTTCATGGGACACCTGACGAGATTGTGAATCTGCGGCGCGGACTATTCCTGAAGGCGATTAGCTGGTCAATCGTCCTTCACCGCCTTGTTCTCGCCGCGCAGCCAGAAGGCGCGATGCGAGGCAAACCGATCCTGCGCCAGATGATCCTTCAAGGCAGGCAGCAACCGGTGCAACTCGTCCTTCAGCGTGAAGGGCGGATTGACGATGACGAGGCCGGAGCCGGTCAGGCCGGTGGTGCCGCGGTCGCTGCGCACGGTGAGCTCGGCGCAGAGCGTTTTGGGAATGTCGAGCGCCTGCAGCATCTCGTGAAATTCCTTGATGGGCGCGCCCTTCTTCAGCGGATACCACAGGCAATAGGTGCCGCCCGGAAAACGGCGATAGGCCCTTTCCAGCCCCTTGGCCAGGCGCTGATATTCGTCCTCTTCCTCGAAGGGCGGATCGACGAGGACGATGCCGCGCTTTTCCTTCGGCGGCAGATGGGCGCCGAGCGCCAGCCAGCCGTCGAGTTCGGTGATGCGGGCATGATGATCGCCTTCGAATAGCCGATGCAGTCTGGCGTAGTCTTCGGGATGAAGTTCCATCGCCGACAGCCGGTCCTGCGGCCGGAACAGCATGCGCGCCAGTTTTGGCGATCCGGGATAGAAGCGGATGCCGCCTTCAGGATTGAGTTCGCGGATGGCCGAAAGGTAAGGCTCCAGCAGCTCGGAAACCTGAGGCCCGAGGTCCGCCTGCATCAGCTTGCCGATGCCATCAACCCATTCTCCTGTCTTCTGCGCTTCCTCGGAGGAGAGGTCGTAGAGGCCGATGCCGGCATGCGTGTCGAGCACGCGGAAGGCGCCCTCCTTCTTCTGCATGTAGCGGATCAGCCGCGCCAGCACGGCATGTTTCAGCACATCGGCAAAATTGCCCGCGTGGTAGATGTGGCGGTAGTTCATTTTCGCTGATGCCCGTATGAATTCGCGTTATCGGGAGTTTTTCTGGCTTTTGGCCGTTCAAGGCTTGGAATATACAAAGGCCATGAACATTGCGACCCCCATCGACGCCAAATCCCCGAAGCAGGATAGCAAGATCGCTCACACGGCCTGTCCGCATGACTGTCCCTCCACCTGCGCGCTCGAGGTCGAAATAACAGAAGACGGCCGCATCGGCCGCGTGCGCGGCGCCGGCGACCATTCCTACACGTCAGGCGTCATCTGCGCCAAGGTCGCCCGTTATGCCGAGCGGCTCTACCATCCCGACCGCCTGATGCATCCCTTGCGCCGCATCGGCGCCAAGGGGGCAGGGCAGTGGCAGCAGATTTCCTGGGACGATGCGCTGGATGAGATTGCTGAGGCCTTTGTGAGGGCTGAAGCAAGGGACGGCAGTGAAGCCGTTTGGCCATATTTTTACGCAGGCACCATGGGCTGGGTGCAGCGCGATTCGATCGACCGCCTGCGTCATGCCAAGCGCTATTCCGGCTTCTTCTCGTCGATCTGCACCAATCCGGCCTGGACCGGCTTCACCATGGCCACCGGCACGCTGCGCGGCCCAGACCCACGCGAGATGGGCCGCACCGATTGCGTCGTCATCTGGGGTACCAATGCGGTCTCGACCCAGGTCAATGTGATGACCCACGCGATCAGGTCGCGCAAGGAGCGCGGCGCGAAGATCGTTGTCATCGACATTTACGACAACCCGACGATGAAGCAGGCCGACATGGCGCTGATCGTCAAGCCGGGCACCGACGCCGCACTCGCCTGCGCCACCATGCACATCGCTTTCCGCGACGGCTACGCCGATCGTGACTATATGGCTGGATATGCCGACGATCCGGCCGGTCTCGAAGCGCATCTGAAGACGAAGACGCCGCAATGGGCGGCTGATATCACCGGCCTTTCGGTCGAGGAGATTGAAGCCTTCGCGCGCCTCGTCGGCACGACGAAAAAGACCTTCTTCCGCCTGGGCTACGGCTTCACCCGCCAGCGCAACGGTGCGGTCGCCATGCATGCGGCCGCCTCGATCGCCACCGTGCTCGGTTCCTGGCAGTATGAGGGCGGCGGCGCCTTCCATTCGAACAGCGATATCTTCCGCATGAACAATGCGGAACTGACCGGCCGGTCGATGAAGGATGCCGATATCCGCATGCTCGACCAGTCGCAGATCGGCCGGGTGCTGACCGGCGATGCCGTGGCGTTGCGCCACCGCGGCCCGGTAACGGCCATGCTGATCCAGAACACCAATCCCGCCAACATCGCTCCCGAGCAGCGCCTCGTCAGACGTGGCTTTGCCCGCGACGATCTCTTCGTCGCCGTCCATGAGCAGTTCATGACCGAAACGGCCGAGATCGCCGATATCGTCATTCCCGCGACGATGTTCGTCGAGCACGACGACATCTACCGGGCCGGCGGCCAGAACCACATCCTGCTGGGACCGAAGCTGGTCGAGCCGCCGCCAAGCGTGCGCACCAATCTCTTCGTCATCGAGGAGCTGGCAAAACGCCTCGGCGTCGCCAATCGCCCCGGTTTCGGGTTCACCGCTCGTGAAATGATTAACCGCATTCTCCAATCGAGCGACCTGCCGGATTATGATTATTTCCTCGAACACAAATGGTTCGATCGCCAGCCGGCTTTCGAGGACGCCCATTTCCTCAACGGCTTTGCTCATCCCGACGGCAAGTTCCATTTCCGCCCGGACTGGATCAATCAGCCGGCGCCGAACAGACCGCCGGCCGCGATCGGCGCGCTCGGGCCACACGCCGAGTTGCCGGCCTTTCCGGATCAGGTCGATGTCATCGAAGTCGCCGATCCCGAGCATCCCTTCCGTCTCGCCACGTCGCCGGCGCGCAACTTTCTGAATTCGAGCTTTTCCGAGACCAAGACGTCGCGTCAGAAGGAGGGCCGGCCCGAAGTGATGATCAATCCTGTTGACGCCGAGGCCAGCGGCATTTCACACGGCGATCTTGTCCGCATCGGCAACAGCCGCGGCGATCTGCGCATTCACGCCCGTATCACTACCGAGGTGAAACCGGGCGTGCTGATCGCCGAGGGCCTCTGGCCGAACAAGGCGCATGTGGACGGGGAGGGCATCAACGTCCTGACCGGTGCCGACCCGGTCGCGCCCTATGGCGGAGCGGCCGTGCACGACAATAAGGTCTGGCTTCGTGGGGGTGCTGCATGACGCAGCCGAAATCACGGGTAAAAATCGCGAGCGAGGAAACGCTGTCGAACGGGTGGACGCGGCTCAGCAGCTATCTGCTCGATTATATCGATCGCAAGGGAGCGACCCAGCGGCTGAAACGGGAAGTCTACCACCGCACGCCCGCCGCCTGCATCCTGCTCTATGATCCCAAGCGCGACCTTGTCGTTCTCGTCCGCCAGTTCCGCCTGGCGGTACACGTCAACGGCGACCCCGCCTGGATGATCGAGGTGCCGGCCGGCCTTCTCGACGACGACCATCCTGAGACGGCGATCCGCCGCGAGGCGATGGAGGAGACCGGTTATCGCCTGCGCGAGGCGCGCTTTCTCTTCAAATGCTACATGTCGCCGGGCGCCATTACCGAAGTCGTCCACTTCTTCGCAGCCCTGATCGACACCGCCGACCGTGTGGCCGAAGGCGGCGGCCTGGACGAGGAGCATGAGGATATCGAGGTCCTGGAAGTCCCGCTCGTCGAAGCCGCCCAGATGATTGAGGCCGGGGAGATTTTCGACGCCAAGACGATCATGCTTTTGCAGTGGGCCGCGTTGAACAGGGATCGGATCAGATAGCGGGTAGGGGCGCCTCGGGGACGGCTGGATGCACCCATGACCGCTCCTGCTTTGAGCCGCCAACGCTCGAAAATTCATACGACTGTCACGAAGCGGTTCTATCCGCTGCGGCTTGTCGATCATCGGATGCGATCAGGAGAAAGCCATGTGGCTCAGCAATTTCACCCTCGTTCTCCCGGACGAGGTGGTGAGCGAAGGTTCCGTGCGTGTTGAGGATGGCGCTATTGCCGAGATCAGGCCGGAGCCGGTCGCGAGCGCCGCCATCGATGGCGGCGGGCGGCTGCTGATGCCGGGATTTGTCGACCTGCACGGCGACATGATCGAGCGCGAGATCGCGCCGCGGCCGAACGCGACGATGCCAATCGATTTCGGCATCCATGAACTCGACAAGAAGCTTGCCGCCGCCGGGGTCACGACGGCCTTTGCCGCCGTCTCCTTCGCCACCGAAAGCGTCTATGGTCACGTCCGCTCGCTGGAGACGACGTCCGCCGTGATCGAGGGCATCAACCGGTTGCGCGACAATCTCCTGATCGACCACCGCGTCCACGCCCGCTACGAAATCACCAATATCGGCGCCGCCCCGGCTCTCGAGCGCCTGCTGAATGCCGACCAGATCGACATGGTTTCGCTCACCGACCACACGCCGGGCCAAGGGCAGTACAACAATCTGCAGAGCTACATCCTCAGCATATCCGAGCGCCGTGCCATCTCCGAGGAAATGGCCGCCGAGATCGTCGCCAAGCGCATCGCCATGCGCAACAATCCCGAAATCGAAGCCAAGCTGAAGGCGATCGTGGCGCTGGTGCTGAAGCACAAGCTGTCGCTCGCCTCGCATGACGATGACAGCGTCGAAAAAGTCGCCGAGATGCACCATCTCGGCGTCACCATCAGCGAGTTTCCAGTCACCGCACCTGCGGCCGAAGAAGCGCGCCGCCGCGGCCTCTGGACGCTGATGGGCGCGCCGAACGCCCTGCGTGGCCAGTCAATGTCCGGCAATCTCAGCGCCCTCGATGCCGCAAGGGCCGGGCTGCTCAGCGTCATCGCCGCCGATTACCATCCGGCTGCCTTTGTACCCGGCATCTTCAGGCTGGCCGATAGGGTGGAAGGCGGACTTCCGGCAGCCGTGGCCATGGCGACCGGCAATGCCGCCCGCTCCGCCGGTCTCCTGGACCGCGGTGAGATCGCCATCGGTCAGCGCGCCGATTTGGTGGCGGTCGAACCGGGCGATATCAACCGCATCCGCGCCACCTTCCGCGCCGGCCGCTTCGTCTACAGCGACGGCACGCTGCATCCGTTGCGGGCGCTGGCGGCTTAGGCGCACCTCCAGGCGTCGAAATAATCCCTTCTGCCACAGATGGCGAGATCCCGACTAAGTAGGCTTTCTCGTCGACAGTACCCCGACTATCACATAACTCCGGAACAAGACTGCCAACGACGCGGAATCAAGATGTCATCTGAGCCAAGATTGTTGCACAAGGAGTGGGGGCTTCTGCCGCTCGTCTTAAGTGGAATCGCGACAATAGCTGTAATTGTCTTATCAATTTACTACGATAACCAATATGGTATCGCGAAAGTTTACGCAGGCGGTGGATATATAGAATGTGAAAGATCAGTTGCTTCGTTATTAAATGCAATTATATTTACATATAAATACACGGGATTGGTTCTGATCGTTATTTCGTTGATTTCTGTTATTTTTTGTTATTTTTACGATAGGGTTATCTTTGCTTTATTGTAATATGTTTTGTATTTTTTAACTATCCATTTGCTGTGATGTTAAGCGGAACCAAGATTATTTCAAGTCAATCTTCGGTAGAGACGCTGTGTGAGAGGGGAAGTTAGCCTCAGTCGCGATTCACCTTCCGCTATTGTTCTTGTCGTCTTACGTCATAATTGGAAATATTGTTCTGCTGGCCAAGCGGTGGCTCAGAAGGAGAACCAAGAATACCTGATGCCACGGGATGGAATCAGTTGGTGACCTCTGCAAGTTATTTTGAAGTCATAGCGGCGGGCGCTGCTCAATGCTTTCCGCAAGCTGCGGTGTTGAGATAGCTAGGAAAGACCCGAGAAAGTCACCGGTTTGCAGAAAATAGAGCAGCAATCTAAGCGCGGTCGCCGATCATCGAAATCAGTTGAGCCTTGGGCGCGGCAATCGAAGCTTCAGCGCCGACTGCCTTGCCGTCTTCCATCGTCACCCGGCCCTCGGCAAACAACCGCAGCGCCTGCGGATAGATCTGGTGTTCGACGGTCAACACGCGCGCCGCGAGGCTCTCGGCCGTGTCGCCCGAGAGAACCGGGACGGCCGCCTGGCCGATCGTCGGGCCCTCGTCCATGGCTTCGGTGACGAAATGCACGGTGCAGCCGGCGATCCGCATGCCGGCGTCGATGGCGCGCTGATGCGTGTGCAGGCCGGGGAACAACGGCAACAGGGAAGGGTGGATATTGAGCATCCGGCCTTCGTAACGCTGGATGAAGGTTGCCGTCAGCAGCCGCATGTAGCCGGCCAGGCAAAGGATATCGGGGGAGAGCGTGTCGAGCGCCGAAAAGATCGCCGCCTCATGTGCTTCCTTGCTGGCATAGTCCTTGCGGGGGAACGCGAAGGTGGCAATGCCTTCGGCAGCAGCCCTGGCAAGCCCGCCGGCCTCCGCCTTGTCGGAGATCACACCGACGACCTCGGCCGGATAATCGGCGGCCTTGGCCGCCGCAACCAGCGCCATCATGTTAGAGCCGCCACCCGATATGAAGACGACGACGCGTTTGCGCGGCATGGTCATAGGGCAAGCGTACCCTTGTAGACCGTGCCGGCGGCGCCTTCGTCGCGGGCGATCATGCGGCCGAGCGTCACGACGTTTTCACCTTCGGTTTCGAGCACCTGCGATACGGCGGCGACGTTCTCTTCAGCGACGACGACGATCATGCCGATGCCGCAGTTGAAGGTGCGCAGCATCTCTTTGGCCTCGACGCCACCCGTCCTGGCGAGCCACGAGAAGACGGATGGCACCTTGACGGCGGCAA from Rhizobium lentis carries:
- the purN gene encoding phosphoribosylglycinamide formyltransferase; amino-acid sequence: MTMPRKRVVVFISGGGSNMMALVAAAKAADYPAEVVGVISDKAEAGGLARAAAEGIATFAFPRKDYASKEAHEAAIFSALDTLSPDILCLAGYMRLLTATFIQRYEGRMLNIHPSLLPLFPGLHTHQRAIDAGMRIAGCTVHFVTEAMDEGPTIGQAAVPVLSGDTAESLAARVLTVEHQIYPQALRLFAEGRVTMEDGKAVGAEASIAAPKAQLISMIGDRA
- a CDS encoding NUDIX domain-containing protein; its protein translation is MTQPKSRVKIASEETLSNGWTRLSSYLLDYIDRKGATQRLKREVYHRTPAACILLYDPKRDLVVLVRQFRLAVHVNGDPAWMIEVPAGLLDDDHPETAIRREAMEETGYRLREARFLFKCYMSPGAITEVVHFFAALIDTADRVAEGGGLDEEHEDIEVLEVPLVEAAQMIEAGEIFDAKTIMLLQWAALNRDRIR
- a CDS encoding glutathione S-transferase, with the protein product MKLLCSPASPYSSKVRMAAHFLGIEINAIRVDTNTGPAILVDNNPLGKIPTLLTDDGGSIFDSVAIMHYFDRLTKGGLYPSKKGKRTDVEVLEALCDGICDCLLAIVYERRFRDEEKVHQPWIDRQWKKATAGLAHLGANPPKVGKTLNGGHFALAATLDYLDLRFKDQWEADHAPLIDWLAQFEKKFPAHRELKASA
- a CDS encoding 23S rRNA (adenine(2030)-N(6))-methyltransferase RlmJ — protein: MNYRHIYHAGNFADVLKHAVLARLIRYMQKKEGAFRVLDTHAGIGLYDLSSEEAQKTGEWVDGIGKLMQADLGPQVSELLEPYLSAIRELNPEGGIRFYPGSPKLARMLFRPQDRLSAMELHPEDYARLHRLFEGDHHARITELDGWLALGAHLPPKEKRGIVLVDPPFEEEDEYQRLAKGLERAYRRFPGGTYCLWYPLKKGAPIKEFHEMLQALDIPKTLCAELTVRSDRGTTGLTGSGLVIVNPPFTLKDELHRLLPALKDHLAQDRFASHRAFWLRGENKAVKDD
- a CDS encoding alpha-D-ribose 1-methylphosphonate 5-triphosphate diphosphatase, with product MWLSNFTLVLPDEVVSEGSVRVEDGAIAEIRPEPVASAAIDGGGRLLMPGFVDLHGDMIEREIAPRPNATMPIDFGIHELDKKLAAAGVTTAFAAVSFATESVYGHVRSLETTSAVIEGINRLRDNLLIDHRVHARYEITNIGAAPALERLLNADQIDMVSLTDHTPGQGQYNNLQSYILSISERRAISEEMAAEIVAKRIAMRNNPEIEAKLKAIVALVLKHKLSLASHDDDSVEKVAEMHHLGVTISEFPVTAPAAEEARRRGLWTLMGAPNALRGQSMSGNLSALDAARAGLLSVIAADYHPAAFVPGIFRLADRVEGGLPAAVAMATGNAARSAGLLDRGEIAIGQRADLVAVEPGDINRIRATFRAGRFVYSDGTLHPLRALAA
- a CDS encoding SDR family oxidoreductase → MNYKRLRSALITGAAKRIGRAIAEDLAAHGFSVAIHANGSFGEAEELAAELRRKGQKAIALKADLTDTGEAGELVAKASDALGPLDLLVNNASVFQHDSARSFNAATWALHFDLHVRAPSILAAAFAEQLPDDATGQIVNVIDQRVWALRPSFYSYTLSKSALWTATQTLAQALAPRIRVNSIGPGPSMPSERQALEDFQAQVSALILQRGPALEEFGQTIRFLYDTPSITGQMIALDGGQHLAWQTPDVAEITE
- a CDS encoding outer membrane protein, translated to MRVLIAGLMASAFAIAGVSAAQAADAVDQVPEAPVAQDAPVKPAGNWEGFYLGGAGTYNMGDFGSDRHTYGFGGQVFTGYNWQAGQIVYGVEADLGYSGDDVSSGGVENKYGWNGSVRGRVGYDMNPFLLYGTAGLAIGDVKVSDGTSDESKTNYGYTVGAGVEAFVTNNITTRLEYRYTDYQSKDYDLDSGSFSRGYDENSVKLGIGVKF
- a CDS encoding molybdopterin-containing oxidoreductase family protein, giving the protein MNSRYREFFWLLAVQGLEYTKAMNIATPIDAKSPKQDSKIAHTACPHDCPSTCALEVEITEDGRIGRVRGAGDHSYTSGVICAKVARYAERLYHPDRLMHPLRRIGAKGAGQWQQISWDDALDEIAEAFVRAEARDGSEAVWPYFYAGTMGWVQRDSIDRLRHAKRYSGFFSSICTNPAWTGFTMATGTLRGPDPREMGRTDCVVIWGTNAVSTQVNVMTHAIRSRKERGAKIVVIDIYDNPTMKQADMALIVKPGTDAALACATMHIAFRDGYADRDYMAGYADDPAGLEAHLKTKTPQWAADITGLSVEEIEAFARLVGTTKKTFFRLGYGFTRQRNGAVAMHAAASIATVLGSWQYEGGGAFHSNSDIFRMNNAELTGRSMKDADIRMLDQSQIGRVLTGDAVALRHRGPVTAMLIQNTNPANIAPEQRLVRRGFARDDLFVAVHEQFMTETAEIADIVIPATMFVEHDDIYRAGGQNHILLGPKLVEPPPSVRTNLFVIEELAKRLGVANRPGFGFTAREMINRILQSSDLPDYDYFLEHKWFDRQPAFEDAHFLNGFAHPDGKFHFRPDWINQPAPNRPPAAIGALGPHAELPAFPDQVDVIEVADPEHPFRLATSPARNFLNSSFSETKTSRQKEGRPEVMINPVDAEASGISHGDLVRIGNSRGDLRIHARITTEVKPGVLIAEGLWPNKAHVDGEGINVLTGADPVAPYGGAAVHDNKVWLRGGAA